One Manihot esculenta cultivar AM560-2 chromosome 6, M.esculenta_v8, whole genome shotgun sequence DNA segment encodes these proteins:
- the LOC110618294 gene encoding uncharacterized protein LOC110618294 isoform X1: MGEKKGGGEGVVLLEVPLGDAAETFDLEKTICSHGLFMMSPNHWDSLSRTFSRPLRLNHPPHSLMVSISHPSDLPHSLLVRVHGVRSLSSLDRASLLGQVVRMLRLSDTDEWNVREFRKIAAALEEEECDWIKGFGGRVFRSPTLFEDMVKCILLCNCQWSRTLSMARALCELQPELQLQSCSMNASTKNEQSDTNNFIPKTPAGKDSKRKLRVSRVSTSLTNKLLGMEMDLEADTCLTMDDAQMKMANLSPNFSLSCIEGDSSDTCISCEEVNEFYENSSSATSGLQSHEGTLHFARQPIYNFPSPRELANLDERFLAKRSGLGYRAGRIIKLSQDIVEGRIPMGELEEVCSGGSLSTYSKLADQLRVIDGFGPFTRANVLMCMGFYHVIPTDSETVRHLKQVHAKNSTIQTVQRDVEKIYGKYAPFQFLAYWAELWHFYEQRFGKLSQMPCSDYKLITASNMRNERGRKAKRSKVS; encoded by the exons ATGGGAGAGAagaaaggaggaggagaaggtgTAGTATTGTTAGAGGTTCCACTGGGAGATGCAGCAGAGACCTTTGATTTAGAGAAGACGATATGCAGCCATGGATTATTCATGATGTCTCCCAACCATTGGGATTCTCTCTCTCGAACCTTCTCTCGCCCTCTGCGTCTCAATCATCCTCCGCATTCCCTCATGGTCTCCATCTCCCATCCCTCCGATCTTCCCCATTCTCTCCTCGTGCGCGTCCACGGCGTACGCTCTCTCTCCTCACTTGATCGAGCGTCGCTTCTGGGTCAGGTCGTGAGGATGCTCAGATTGTCGGATACAGACGAGTGGAATGTTAGAGAGTTTAGAAAGATTGCAGCTGCATTGGAAGAGGAGGAGTGTGATTGGATTAAAGGTTTCGGTGGAAGAGTGTTCAGATCCCCTACTTTATTTGAGGACATGGTCAAGTGCATTCTCCTCTGCAATTGCCA ATGGTCAAGGACTCTAAGCATGGCTAGAGCTCTTTGTGAGCTTCAACCGGAACTGCAGCTTCAATCATGCAGTATGAATGCAAGCACCAAGAATGAACAAAGTGACACAAATAATTTCATTCCTAAAACACCTGCTGGGAAAGATTCCAAGAGGAAGCTCAGAGTGTCGAGAGTGTCCACAAGTTTAACAAATAAGTTGCTGGGCATGGAGATGGATTTGGAAGCTGATACTTGCTTGACAATGGATGATGCGCAAATGAAGATGGCAAATTTGAGCCCAAACTTCTCGCTTAGTTGTATAGAAGGTGATTCCTCCGATACCTGCATATCATGTGAGGAAGTAAATGAATTTTACGAAAACAGTTCCTCTGCAACTTCTGGTCTTCAATCTCACGAGGGGACACTTCACTTCGCACGCCAACCAATTTATAATTTTCCAAGTCCAAGGGAACTAGCAAACCTTGATGAAAGATTTTTGGCAAAGCGCAGTGGACTTGGCTATAGAGCAGGTCGAATAATAAAACTCTCACAGGATATTGTTGAAGGGAGGATTCCAATGGGGGAACTTGAGGAAGTTTGCAGTGGAGGGAGCTTATCCACTTATAGTAAATTGGCTGATCAGCTCAGAGTAATTGACGGATTCGGTCCTTTCACGCGAGCAAATGTGCTTATGTGCATGGGATTTTATCATGTTATTCCTACCGACTCTGAAACAGTGAGGCATCTAAAAcag GTCCATGCCAAAAATTCCACAATTCAAACAGTTCAAAGGGATGTTGAAAAGATATACGGAAAATATGCACCCTTCCAATTCTTAGCCTACTG
- the LOC110618294 gene encoding uncharacterized protein LOC110618294 isoform X6, which yields MGEKKGGGEGVVLLEVPLGDAAETFDLEKTICSHGLFMMSPNHWDSLSRTFSRPLRLNHPPHSLMVSISHPSDLPHSLLVRVHGVRSLSSLDRASLLGQVVRMLRLSDTDEWNVREFRKIAAALEEEECDWIKGFGGRVFRSPTLFEDMVKCILLCNCQWSRTLSMARALCELQPELQLQSCSMNASTKNEQSDTNNFIPKTPAGKDSKRKLRVSRVSTSLTNKLLGMEMDLEADTCLTMDDAQMKMANLSPNFSLSCIEGDSSDTCISCEEVNEFYENSSSATSGLQSHEGTLHFARQPIYNFPSPRELANLDERFLAKRSGLGYRAGRIIKLSQDIVEGRIPMGELEEVCSGGSLSTYSKLADQLRVIDGFGPFTRANVLMCMGFYHVIPTDSETVRHLKQGRIMALL from the exons ATGGGAGAGAagaaaggaggaggagaaggtgTAGTATTGTTAGAGGTTCCACTGGGAGATGCAGCAGAGACCTTTGATTTAGAGAAGACGATATGCAGCCATGGATTATTCATGATGTCTCCCAACCATTGGGATTCTCTCTCTCGAACCTTCTCTCGCCCTCTGCGTCTCAATCATCCTCCGCATTCCCTCATGGTCTCCATCTCCCATCCCTCCGATCTTCCCCATTCTCTCCTCGTGCGCGTCCACGGCGTACGCTCTCTCTCCTCACTTGATCGAGCGTCGCTTCTGGGTCAGGTCGTGAGGATGCTCAGATTGTCGGATACAGACGAGTGGAATGTTAGAGAGTTTAGAAAGATTGCAGCTGCATTGGAAGAGGAGGAGTGTGATTGGATTAAAGGTTTCGGTGGAAGAGTGTTCAGATCCCCTACTTTATTTGAGGACATGGTCAAGTGCATTCTCCTCTGCAATTGCCA ATGGTCAAGGACTCTAAGCATGGCTAGAGCTCTTTGTGAGCTTCAACCGGAACTGCAGCTTCAATCATGCAGTATGAATGCAAGCACCAAGAATGAACAAAGTGACACAAATAATTTCATTCCTAAAACACCTGCTGGGAAAGATTCCAAGAGGAAGCTCAGAGTGTCGAGAGTGTCCACAAGTTTAACAAATAAGTTGCTGGGCATGGAGATGGATTTGGAAGCTGATACTTGCTTGACAATGGATGATGCGCAAATGAAGATGGCAAATTTGAGCCCAAACTTCTCGCTTAGTTGTATAGAAGGTGATTCCTCCGATACCTGCATATCATGTGAGGAAGTAAATGAATTTTACGAAAACAGTTCCTCTGCAACTTCTGGTCTTCAATCTCACGAGGGGACACTTCACTTCGCACGCCAACCAATTTATAATTTTCCAAGTCCAAGGGAACTAGCAAACCTTGATGAAAGATTTTTGGCAAAGCGCAGTGGACTTGGCTATAGAGCAGGTCGAATAATAAAACTCTCACAGGATATTGTTGAAGGGAGGATTCCAATGGGGGAACTTGAGGAAGTTTGCAGTGGAGGGAGCTTATCCACTTATAGTAAATTGGCTGATCAGCTCAGAGTAATTGACGGATTCGGTCCTTTCACGCGAGCAAATGTGCTTATGTGCATGGGATTTTATCATGTTATTCCTACCGACTCTGAAACAGTGAGGCATCTAAAAcag
- the LOC110618294 gene encoding uncharacterized protein LOC110618294 isoform X3 produces the protein MGEKKGGGEGVVLLEVPLGDAAETFDLEKTICSHGLFMMSPNHWDSLSRTFSRPLRLNHPPHSLMVSISHPSDLPHSLLVRVHGVRSLSSLDRASLLGQVVRMLRLSDTDEWNVREFRKIAAALEEEECDWIKGFGGRVFRSPTLFEDMVKCILLCNCQWSRTLSMARALCELQPELQLQSCSMNASTKNEQSDTNNFIPKTPAGKDSKRKLRVSRVSTSLTNKLLGMEMDLEADTCLTMDDAQMKMANLSPNFSLSCIEGDSSDTCISCEEVNEFYENSSSATSGLQSHEGTLHFARQPIYNFPSPRELANLDERFLAKRSGLGYRAGRIIKLSQDIVEGRIPMGELEEVCSGGSLSTYSKLADQLRVIDGFGPFTRANVLMCMGFYHVIPTDSETVRHLKQVHAKNSTIQTVQRDVEKIYGKYAPFQFLAYWYVMQ, from the exons ATGGGAGAGAagaaaggaggaggagaaggtgTAGTATTGTTAGAGGTTCCACTGGGAGATGCAGCAGAGACCTTTGATTTAGAGAAGACGATATGCAGCCATGGATTATTCATGATGTCTCCCAACCATTGGGATTCTCTCTCTCGAACCTTCTCTCGCCCTCTGCGTCTCAATCATCCTCCGCATTCCCTCATGGTCTCCATCTCCCATCCCTCCGATCTTCCCCATTCTCTCCTCGTGCGCGTCCACGGCGTACGCTCTCTCTCCTCACTTGATCGAGCGTCGCTTCTGGGTCAGGTCGTGAGGATGCTCAGATTGTCGGATACAGACGAGTGGAATGTTAGAGAGTTTAGAAAGATTGCAGCTGCATTGGAAGAGGAGGAGTGTGATTGGATTAAAGGTTTCGGTGGAAGAGTGTTCAGATCCCCTACTTTATTTGAGGACATGGTCAAGTGCATTCTCCTCTGCAATTGCCA ATGGTCAAGGACTCTAAGCATGGCTAGAGCTCTTTGTGAGCTTCAACCGGAACTGCAGCTTCAATCATGCAGTATGAATGCAAGCACCAAGAATGAACAAAGTGACACAAATAATTTCATTCCTAAAACACCTGCTGGGAAAGATTCCAAGAGGAAGCTCAGAGTGTCGAGAGTGTCCACAAGTTTAACAAATAAGTTGCTGGGCATGGAGATGGATTTGGAAGCTGATACTTGCTTGACAATGGATGATGCGCAAATGAAGATGGCAAATTTGAGCCCAAACTTCTCGCTTAGTTGTATAGAAGGTGATTCCTCCGATACCTGCATATCATGTGAGGAAGTAAATGAATTTTACGAAAACAGTTCCTCTGCAACTTCTGGTCTTCAATCTCACGAGGGGACACTTCACTTCGCACGCCAACCAATTTATAATTTTCCAAGTCCAAGGGAACTAGCAAACCTTGATGAAAGATTTTTGGCAAAGCGCAGTGGACTTGGCTATAGAGCAGGTCGAATAATAAAACTCTCACAGGATATTGTTGAAGGGAGGATTCCAATGGGGGAACTTGAGGAAGTTTGCAGTGGAGGGAGCTTATCCACTTATAGTAAATTGGCTGATCAGCTCAGAGTAATTGACGGATTCGGTCCTTTCACGCGAGCAAATGTGCTTATGTGCATGGGATTTTATCATGTTATTCCTACCGACTCTGAAACAGTGAGGCATCTAAAAcag GTCCATGCCAAAAATTCCACAATTCAAACAGTTCAAAGGGATGTTGAAAAGATATACGGAAAATATGCACCCTTCCAATTCTTAGCCTACTGGTATGTCATGCAGTAG
- the LOC110618294 gene encoding uncharacterized protein LOC110618294 isoform X5, with the protein MGEKKGGGEGVVLLEVPLGDAAETFDLEKTICSHGLFMMSPNHWDSLSRTFSRPLRLNHPPHSLMVSISHPSDLPHSLLVRVHGVRSLSSLDRASLLGQVVRMLRLSDTDEWNVREFRKIAAALEEEECDWIKGFGGRVFRSPTLFEDMVKCILLCNCQWSRTLSMARALCELQPELQLQSCSMNASTKNEQSDTNNFIPKTPAGKDSKRKLRVSRVSTSLTNKLLGMEMDLEADTCLTMDDAQMKMANLSPNFSLSCIEGDSSDTCISCEEVNEFYENSSSATSGLQSHEGTLHFARQPIYNFPSPRELANLDERFLAKRSGLGYRAGRIIKLSQDIVEGRIPMGELEEVCSGGSLSTYSKLADQLRVIDGFGPFTRANVLMCMGFYHVIPTDSETVRHLKQCRSMPKIPQFKQFKGMLKRYTENMHPSNS; encoded by the exons ATGGGAGAGAagaaaggaggaggagaaggtgTAGTATTGTTAGAGGTTCCACTGGGAGATGCAGCAGAGACCTTTGATTTAGAGAAGACGATATGCAGCCATGGATTATTCATGATGTCTCCCAACCATTGGGATTCTCTCTCTCGAACCTTCTCTCGCCCTCTGCGTCTCAATCATCCTCCGCATTCCCTCATGGTCTCCATCTCCCATCCCTCCGATCTTCCCCATTCTCTCCTCGTGCGCGTCCACGGCGTACGCTCTCTCTCCTCACTTGATCGAGCGTCGCTTCTGGGTCAGGTCGTGAGGATGCTCAGATTGTCGGATACAGACGAGTGGAATGTTAGAGAGTTTAGAAAGATTGCAGCTGCATTGGAAGAGGAGGAGTGTGATTGGATTAAAGGTTTCGGTGGAAGAGTGTTCAGATCCCCTACTTTATTTGAGGACATGGTCAAGTGCATTCTCCTCTGCAATTGCCA ATGGTCAAGGACTCTAAGCATGGCTAGAGCTCTTTGTGAGCTTCAACCGGAACTGCAGCTTCAATCATGCAGTATGAATGCAAGCACCAAGAATGAACAAAGTGACACAAATAATTTCATTCCTAAAACACCTGCTGGGAAAGATTCCAAGAGGAAGCTCAGAGTGTCGAGAGTGTCCACAAGTTTAACAAATAAGTTGCTGGGCATGGAGATGGATTTGGAAGCTGATACTTGCTTGACAATGGATGATGCGCAAATGAAGATGGCAAATTTGAGCCCAAACTTCTCGCTTAGTTGTATAGAAGGTGATTCCTCCGATACCTGCATATCATGTGAGGAAGTAAATGAATTTTACGAAAACAGTTCCTCTGCAACTTCTGGTCTTCAATCTCACGAGGGGACACTTCACTTCGCACGCCAACCAATTTATAATTTTCCAAGTCCAAGGGAACTAGCAAACCTTGATGAAAGATTTTTGGCAAAGCGCAGTGGACTTGGCTATAGAGCAGGTCGAATAATAAAACTCTCACAGGATATTGTTGAAGGGAGGATTCCAATGGGGGAACTTGAGGAAGTTTGCAGTGGAGGGAGCTTATCCACTTATAGTAAATTGGCTGATCAGCTCAGAGTAATTGACGGATTCGGTCCTTTCACGCGAGCAAATGTGCTTATGTGCATGGGATTTTATCATGTTATTCCTACCGACTCTGAAACAGTGAGGCATCTAAAAcag TGCAGGTCCATGCCAAAAATTCCACAATTCAAACAGTTCAAAGGGATGTTGAAAAGATATACGGAAAATATGCACCCTTCCAATTCTTAG
- the LOC110618294 gene encoding uncharacterized protein LOC110618294 isoform X4 codes for MGEKKGGGEGVVLLEVPLGDAAETFDLEKTICSHGLFMMSPNHWDSLSRTFSRPLRLNHPPHSLMVSISHPSDLPHSLLVRVHGVRSLSSLDRASLLGQVVRMLRLSDTDEWNVREFRKIAAALEEEECDWIKGFGGRVFRSPTLFEDMVKCILLCNCQWSRTLSMARALCELQPELQLQSCSMNASTKNEQSDTNNFIPKTPAGKDSKRKLRVSRVSTSLTNKLLGMEMDLEADTCLTMDDAQMKMANLSPNFSLSCIEGDSSDTCISCEEVNEFYENSSSATSGLQSHEGTLHFARQPIYNFPSPRELANLDERFLAKRSGLGYRAGRIIKLSQDIVEGRIPMGELEEVCSGGSLSTYSKLADQLRVIDGFGPFTRANVLMCMGFYHVIPTDSETVRHLKQVHAKNSTIQTVQRDVEKIYGKYAPFQFLAYCSLI; via the exons ATGGGAGAGAagaaaggaggaggagaaggtgTAGTATTGTTAGAGGTTCCACTGGGAGATGCAGCAGAGACCTTTGATTTAGAGAAGACGATATGCAGCCATGGATTATTCATGATGTCTCCCAACCATTGGGATTCTCTCTCTCGAACCTTCTCTCGCCCTCTGCGTCTCAATCATCCTCCGCATTCCCTCATGGTCTCCATCTCCCATCCCTCCGATCTTCCCCATTCTCTCCTCGTGCGCGTCCACGGCGTACGCTCTCTCTCCTCACTTGATCGAGCGTCGCTTCTGGGTCAGGTCGTGAGGATGCTCAGATTGTCGGATACAGACGAGTGGAATGTTAGAGAGTTTAGAAAGATTGCAGCTGCATTGGAAGAGGAGGAGTGTGATTGGATTAAAGGTTTCGGTGGAAGAGTGTTCAGATCCCCTACTTTATTTGAGGACATGGTCAAGTGCATTCTCCTCTGCAATTGCCA ATGGTCAAGGACTCTAAGCATGGCTAGAGCTCTTTGTGAGCTTCAACCGGAACTGCAGCTTCAATCATGCAGTATGAATGCAAGCACCAAGAATGAACAAAGTGACACAAATAATTTCATTCCTAAAACACCTGCTGGGAAAGATTCCAAGAGGAAGCTCAGAGTGTCGAGAGTGTCCACAAGTTTAACAAATAAGTTGCTGGGCATGGAGATGGATTTGGAAGCTGATACTTGCTTGACAATGGATGATGCGCAAATGAAGATGGCAAATTTGAGCCCAAACTTCTCGCTTAGTTGTATAGAAGGTGATTCCTCCGATACCTGCATATCATGTGAGGAAGTAAATGAATTTTACGAAAACAGTTCCTCTGCAACTTCTGGTCTTCAATCTCACGAGGGGACACTTCACTTCGCACGCCAACCAATTTATAATTTTCCAAGTCCAAGGGAACTAGCAAACCTTGATGAAAGATTTTTGGCAAAGCGCAGTGGACTTGGCTATAGAGCAGGTCGAATAATAAAACTCTCACAGGATATTGTTGAAGGGAGGATTCCAATGGGGGAACTTGAGGAAGTTTGCAGTGGAGGGAGCTTATCCACTTATAGTAAATTGGCTGATCAGCTCAGAGTAATTGACGGATTCGGTCCTTTCACGCGAGCAAATGTGCTTATGTGCATGGGATTTTATCATGTTATTCCTACCGACTCTGAAACAGTGAGGCATCTAAAAcag GTCCATGCCAAAAATTCCACAATTCAAACAGTTCAAAGGGATGTTGAAAAGATATACGGAAAATATGCACCCTTCCAATTCTTAGCCTACTG
- the LOC110618294 gene encoding uncharacterized protein LOC110618294 isoform X2 — MGEKKGGGEGVVLLEVPLGDAAETFDLEKTICSHGLFMMSPNHWDSLSRTFSRPLRLNHPPHSLMVSISHPSDLPHSLLVRVHGVRSLSSLDRASLLGQVVRMLRLSDTDEWNVREFRKIAAALEEEECDWIKGFGGRVFRSPTLFEDMVKCILLCNCQWSRTLSMARALCELQPELQLQSCSMNASTKNEQSDTNNFIPKTPAGKDSKRKLRVSRVSTSLTNKLLGMEMDLEADTCLTMDDAQMKMANLSPNFSLSCIEGDSSDTCISCEEVNEFYENSSSATSGLQSHEGTLHFARQPIYNFPSPRELANLDERFLAKRSGLGYRAGRIIKLSQDIVEGRIPMGELEEVCSGGSLSTYSKLADQLRVIDGFGPFTRANVLMCMGFYHVIPTDSETVRHLKQVHAKNSTIQTVQRDVEKIYGKYAPFQFLAYCYENNSSKADHRKTKKM, encoded by the exons ATGGGAGAGAagaaaggaggaggagaaggtgTAGTATTGTTAGAGGTTCCACTGGGAGATGCAGCAGAGACCTTTGATTTAGAGAAGACGATATGCAGCCATGGATTATTCATGATGTCTCCCAACCATTGGGATTCTCTCTCTCGAACCTTCTCTCGCCCTCTGCGTCTCAATCATCCTCCGCATTCCCTCATGGTCTCCATCTCCCATCCCTCCGATCTTCCCCATTCTCTCCTCGTGCGCGTCCACGGCGTACGCTCTCTCTCCTCACTTGATCGAGCGTCGCTTCTGGGTCAGGTCGTGAGGATGCTCAGATTGTCGGATACAGACGAGTGGAATGTTAGAGAGTTTAGAAAGATTGCAGCTGCATTGGAAGAGGAGGAGTGTGATTGGATTAAAGGTTTCGGTGGAAGAGTGTTCAGATCCCCTACTTTATTTGAGGACATGGTCAAGTGCATTCTCCTCTGCAATTGCCA ATGGTCAAGGACTCTAAGCATGGCTAGAGCTCTTTGTGAGCTTCAACCGGAACTGCAGCTTCAATCATGCAGTATGAATGCAAGCACCAAGAATGAACAAAGTGACACAAATAATTTCATTCCTAAAACACCTGCTGGGAAAGATTCCAAGAGGAAGCTCAGAGTGTCGAGAGTGTCCACAAGTTTAACAAATAAGTTGCTGGGCATGGAGATGGATTTGGAAGCTGATACTTGCTTGACAATGGATGATGCGCAAATGAAGATGGCAAATTTGAGCCCAAACTTCTCGCTTAGTTGTATAGAAGGTGATTCCTCCGATACCTGCATATCATGTGAGGAAGTAAATGAATTTTACGAAAACAGTTCCTCTGCAACTTCTGGTCTTCAATCTCACGAGGGGACACTTCACTTCGCACGCCAACCAATTTATAATTTTCCAAGTCCAAGGGAACTAGCAAACCTTGATGAAAGATTTTTGGCAAAGCGCAGTGGACTTGGCTATAGAGCAGGTCGAATAATAAAACTCTCACAGGATATTGTTGAAGGGAGGATTCCAATGGGGGAACTTGAGGAAGTTTGCAGTGGAGGGAGCTTATCCACTTATAGTAAATTGGCTGATCAGCTCAGAGTAATTGACGGATTCGGTCCTTTCACGCGAGCAAATGTGCTTATGTGCATGGGATTTTATCATGTTATTCCTACCGACTCTGAAACAGTGAGGCATCTAAAAcag GTCCATGCCAAAAATTCCACAATTCAAACAGTTCAAAGGGATGTTGAAAAGATATACGGAAAATATGCACCCTTCCAATTCTTAGCCTACTG
- the LOC110618294 gene encoding uncharacterized protein LOC110618294 isoform X7, whose product MGEKKGGGEGVVLLEVPLGDAAETFDLEKTICSHGLFMMSPNHWDSLSRTFSRPLRLNHPPHSLMVSISHPSDLPHSLLVRVHGVRSLSSLDRASLLGQVVRMLRLSDTDEWNVREFRKIAAALEEEECDWIKGFGGRVFRSPTLFEDMVKCILLCNCQWSRTLSMARALCELQPELQLQSCSMNASTKNEQSDTNNFIPKTPAGKDSKRKLRVSRVSTSLTNKLLGMEMDLEADTCLTMDDAQMKMANLSPNFSLSCIEGDSSDTCISCEEVNEFYENSSSATSGLQSHEGTLHFARQPIYNFPSPRELANLDERFLAKRSGLGYRAGRIIKLSQDIVEGRIPMGELEEVCSGGSLSTYSKLADQLRVIDGFGPFTRANVLMCMGFYHVIPTDSETVRHLKQFSDLM is encoded by the exons ATGGGAGAGAagaaaggaggaggagaaggtgTAGTATTGTTAGAGGTTCCACTGGGAGATGCAGCAGAGACCTTTGATTTAGAGAAGACGATATGCAGCCATGGATTATTCATGATGTCTCCCAACCATTGGGATTCTCTCTCTCGAACCTTCTCTCGCCCTCTGCGTCTCAATCATCCTCCGCATTCCCTCATGGTCTCCATCTCCCATCCCTCCGATCTTCCCCATTCTCTCCTCGTGCGCGTCCACGGCGTACGCTCTCTCTCCTCACTTGATCGAGCGTCGCTTCTGGGTCAGGTCGTGAGGATGCTCAGATTGTCGGATACAGACGAGTGGAATGTTAGAGAGTTTAGAAAGATTGCAGCTGCATTGGAAGAGGAGGAGTGTGATTGGATTAAAGGTTTCGGTGGAAGAGTGTTCAGATCCCCTACTTTATTTGAGGACATGGTCAAGTGCATTCTCCTCTGCAATTGCCA ATGGTCAAGGACTCTAAGCATGGCTAGAGCTCTTTGTGAGCTTCAACCGGAACTGCAGCTTCAATCATGCAGTATGAATGCAAGCACCAAGAATGAACAAAGTGACACAAATAATTTCATTCCTAAAACACCTGCTGGGAAAGATTCCAAGAGGAAGCTCAGAGTGTCGAGAGTGTCCACAAGTTTAACAAATAAGTTGCTGGGCATGGAGATGGATTTGGAAGCTGATACTTGCTTGACAATGGATGATGCGCAAATGAAGATGGCAAATTTGAGCCCAAACTTCTCGCTTAGTTGTATAGAAGGTGATTCCTCCGATACCTGCATATCATGTGAGGAAGTAAATGAATTTTACGAAAACAGTTCCTCTGCAACTTCTGGTCTTCAATCTCACGAGGGGACACTTCACTTCGCACGCCAACCAATTTATAATTTTCCAAGTCCAAGGGAACTAGCAAACCTTGATGAAAGATTTTTGGCAAAGCGCAGTGGACTTGGCTATAGAGCAGGTCGAATAATAAAACTCTCACAGGATATTGTTGAAGGGAGGATTCCAATGGGGGAACTTGAGGAAGTTTGCAGTGGAGGGAGCTTATCCACTTATAGTAAATTGGCTGATCAGCTCAGAGTAATTGACGGATTCGGTCCTTTCACGCGAGCAAATGTGCTTATGTGCATGGGATTTTATCATGTTATTCCTACCGACTCTGAAACAGTGAGGCATCTAAAAcag